The Helianthus annuus chloroplast, complete genome genome contains the following window.
GAGAAAATGAGTCCAATTCTAAGGGATCAAACCTATGGGACTTAAGGAATAATATAAAAAAAGAGAGGGAAAAATATTCATATTAAATAAATCAAAATCAATAAAATAAGTAAATAAAAATGAAGTAGAAGAACTCAGATTCCAAATGAACAAATTCAAACTTGAAAAGGATCTTTCTGATTCTCGAAGAATGAGGGGCAAGGGGATTGATCGAGAAAGATCTCTTGTTCTTATTATAAGATCGTGATTGGATCCGCATATGTTTGGTAAAGAGAATAATCAAAAGCGGAAAGTGTTCAATTGGAACATGAAAACGTGACTAAATTGGTCCTAGTTACTCTTCGGGACGGAGTGGAAGAAGGGAGGGGATTCTCGAACGCGGAAAAGGATCCAAGAACTCCGAAATAATTGAACGAGGAGCCGTATGAGGTGAAAATCTCATGTACGGTTCTGTAGAGTGGCAGTAAGGGTGACTTATCTGTCAACTTTTCCACTATCACCCCCAAAAAACCAAACTCTGCCTTACGTAAAGTTGCCAGAGTACGATTAACCTCTGGATTTGAAATCACTGCTTATATACCCGGTATTGGCCATAATTCACAAGAACATTCTGTAGTCTTAGTAAGAGGGGGGAGGGTTAAGGATTTACCCGGTGTGAGATATCACATTGTTCGAGGAACCCTAGATGCTGTCGGAGTAAAGGATCGTCAACAAGGGCGTTCTAGTGCGTTGTAGATTCTTATCCAAGACTTGTATCATTTAATGATGCCATGTGAATCGCTAGAAACATGTGAAGTGTATGGCTAACCCAATAACGAAAGTTTCGTAAGGGGACTGGAGCAGGCTACCATGAGACAAAAGATCTTCTTTCTAAAGAGATTCGATTCGGAACTCTTATATGTCCAAGGTTCAATATTGAAAAAATTTCAGAGGTTTTCCCTGACTTTGTCCGTGTCAACAAACAATTCGAAATACCTCGACTTTTTAGAACAGGTCCGAGTCAAATAGCAATGATTTGAAGCACTTCTTTTTACACTATTTCGGAAACCCAAGGACTCAATCGTATGGATATGTAAAATACAGGATTTCCAATCCTAGCAGGAAAAGGAGGGAAACGGATACTCAATTTAAAGTGAGTAAACAGAATTCCATACTCGATCTCATAGATACATATAGAATTCTGCGGAAAGCCGTATTCGATGAAAGTCGTATGTACGGCTTGGAGGGAGATCTTTCATATCTTTCGAGATCCACCCTACAATATGGGGTAAAAAAGCCAAAATAAGTGATTTTAGCCCTTATAAAAAGAAAACTGATTCTTGAACCCCTTTCACGCTCATGTCACGTCGAGGTACTGCAGAAGAAAAAACTGCAAAATCCGATCCAATTTATCGTAATCGATTAGTTAACATGTTGGTTAACCGTATTCTGAAACACGGAAAAAAATCATTGGCTTATCAAATTATCTATCGAGCCGTGAAAAAGATTCAACAAAAGACAGAAACAAATCCACTATCTGTTTTACGTCAAGCAATACATGGAGTCACTCCGGGTATAGCAGTAAAAGCAAGACGTGTAGGTGGATCGACTCATCAAGTTCCCATTGAAATAGGATCCACACAAGGAAAAGCACTTGCCATTCGTTGGTTATTAGCGGCATCCCGAAAACGTCCGGGTCGAAATATGGCTTTCAAATTAAGTTCCGAATTAGTGGATGCTGCCAAAGGGAGTGGCGATGCCATACGCAAAAGGGAAGAGACTCATAGAATGGCAGAGGCAAATAGAGCTTTTGCACATTTTCGTTAATCCATGAACAGGATCTATACATCTCGATCGGAAAAGAATCAAGAGAAAAAGAAAGAATCGGAATTGATCGATATATTTCTCGAAACAAACGAAAAGGAAACGAAAGATGAAACCTAAATCATGGATCAACTAAGCCCTCTCGGGGACTTTCTTAATAATAAGAAAGAAGAACCCCATGTAAATACCATGGAATAAGGTTTGATCCTATTCATGGAGATTCCATAAATATCCCATTCCAAAAATGGAAACAATTGGGATTTTTTTAGAAATTGGATGCAGTTACTAATTCATGATCTGGCATGTACAGAATGAAAACTTCATTCTCGATTCTACGAGAATTTTTATGAAAGCCTTTCATTTGCTTCTCTTCGATGGAAGTTTGATTTTCCCAGAATGTATCCTAATTTTTGGCCTAATTCTTCTTCTGATGATCGATTCAACCTCTGATCAAAAAGATATACCTTGGTTATATTTCATCTCTTCAACAAGTTTAGTAATGAGCATAACGGCCCTATTGTTCCGATGGAGAGAGGAACCTATGATTAGCTTTTCGGGAAATTTCCAAACGAACAATTTCAACGAAATCTTTCAATTTCTTATTTTACTATGTTCAACTCTATGTATTCCTCTATCCGTAGAGTACATTGAATGTACAGAAATGGCTATAACAGAGTTTCTCTTATTCATATTAACAGCTACTATAGGAGGAATGTTTTTATGCGGTGCTAACGATTTAATAACTATCTTTGTAGCTCCAGAATGTTTCAGTTTATGCTCCTACCTATTATCTGGATATACGAAGAAAGATGTACGGTCTAATGAGGCTACTATGAAATATTTACTCATGGGTGGGGCAAGCTCTTCTATTCTGGTTCATGGTTTCTCTTGGCTATATGGTTCATCCGGGGGAGAGATCGAGCTTCAAGAAATAGTGAATGGTCTTATCAATACACAAATGTATAACTCCCCAGGAATTTCAATTGCGCTCATATTCATCACTGTAGGAATTGGGTTCAAGCTTTCCCCAGCCCCTTCTCATCAATGGACTCCTGACGTATACGAAGGAGTGCGGTTCGTTCGATAAATTCCTACCTCTCTATCTATCTCTGAGATGTTTGGATTTTTCAAAACTCCATGGACATGCAGGAGAGAAATGCTATCCCCACTCGGACCAAGACAGAACTTTTACTTGTTCAAATAACAATTAAGGTGAAGCAGGGTCAGGAACGACGAATCTCTTTATGATAAACAGATCCGTTTTGCAAGTTCGTTATTACGGGTAGTTCCTACAAAGGATCAGACTAATGACGTATACAATACTTGAATTCTCGGTGTAGATGCTACATAGTTGGTTCTCATCCTTCAGAGACTACGAGTGTAATAGGAGCATCCGTCGACAAAAGGATCACCCTAAGATGATCATCTCATGGCTATTGAGAACGAATCAAATCAGATGGTTCTACTTTCTGACTTGCTCCTACGGAACCAAGATCGAAAAGATTGAAAAAATCAGTCATTCACAACCACTGATGAAGGATTCCTCGAAAAGTTAAGGATTAGTAATCTTTTTTAGAAATCGAATGGATTCGGTCTTATACATACGCGAGGAAGGTAATCAAAAAAGAAAGAAGAGGCGTTCTTCTTTCTTTTATCACTTAGGAGCCGTGTGAGATGAAAGTCTCATGCACGGTTTTGAATGAGAGAAAGAAGTGAGGAATCCTCTTTTCGACTCTAACTCTCCCACTCCAGTCGTTGCTTTTCTTTCTGTTACTTCGAAAGTAGCTGCTTCAGCTTCAGCCACTCGAATTTTCGATATTCCTTTTTATTTCTCATCAAACGAATGGCATCTTCTTCTGGAAATCCTAGCTATTCTTAGCATGATATTGGGGAATCTCATTGCTATTACTCAAACAAGCATGAAACGTATGCTTGCATATTCGTCCATAGGGCAAATCGGATATGTAATTATTGGAATAATTGTTGGAGACTCAAATGATGGATATGCAAGCATGATAACTTATATGCTGTTCTATATCTCCATGAATCTAGGAACTTTTGCTTGCATTGTCTTATTTGGTCTACGTACCGGAACTGAGAACATTCGAGATTATGCAGGATTATACACGAAAGATCCTTTTTTGGCTCTCTCTTTAGCCCTATGTCTCTTATCGCTAGGAGGTCTTCCTCCACTAGCAGGTTTTTTCGGAAAACTCTATTTATTCTGGTGTGGATGGCAGGCAGGCCTATATTTATTGGTTTTAATAGGACTCCTTACAAGCGTTGTTTCTATCTACTATTATCTAAAAATAATCAAGTTATTAATGACTGGACGAAACCAAGAAATAACCCCTCACGTGCGAAATTATAGAAGATCCCCTTTAAGATCAAACAATTCCATCGAATTGAGTATGATTGTATGTGTGATAGCATCTACTATACCAGGAATATCAATGAATCCGATTATTGCAATTGCTCAGGATACCCTTTTTTAGTTTCTAGGGTCTATTTCTTAGTTCAAGATCCCTCTTACTAACTGGAATCAAAGAATTAGTAGATCTGTTCCGCCCAAAATGGTAATGGGCTTGGGTTAT
Protein-coding sequences here:
- the ndhB gene encoding NADH dehydrogenase subunit 2, whose protein sequence is MIWHVQNENFILDSTRIFMKAFHLLLFDGSLIFPECILIFGLILLLMIDSTSDQKDIPWLYFISSTSLVMSITALLFRWREEPMISFSGNFQTNNFNEIFQFLILLCSTLCIPLSVEYIECTEMAITEFLLFILTATIGGMFLCGANDLITIFVAPECFSLCSYLLSGYTKKDVRSNEATMKYLLMGGASSSILVHGFSWLYGSSGGEIELQEIVNGLINTQMYNSPGISIALIFITVGIGFKLSPAPSHQWTPDVYEGSPTPVVAFLSVTSKVAASASATRIFDIPFYFSSNEWHLLLEILAILSMILGNLIAITQTSMKRMLAYSSIGQIGYVIIGIIVGDSNDGYASMITYMLFYISMNLGTFACIVLFGLRTGTENIRDYAGLYTKDPFLALSLALCLLSLGGLPPLAGFFGKLYLFWCGWQAGLYLLVLIGLLTSVVSIYYYLKIIKLLMTGRNQEITPHVRNYRRSPLRSNNSIELSMIVCVIASTIPGISMNPIIAIAQDTLF
- the rps7 gene encoding ribosomal protein S7; protein product: MSRRGTAEEKTAKSDPIYRNRLVNMLVNRILKHGKKSLAYQIIYRAVKKIQQKTETNPLSVLRQAIHGVTPGIAVKARRVGGSTHQVPIEIGSTQGKALAIRWLLAASRKRPGRNMAFKLSSELVDAAKGSGDAIRKREETHRMAEANRAFAHFR
- the rps12 gene encoding ribosomal protein S12; protein product: MHPSTCSSTLRASPKRGGFCDISNWLSCISNKLFNRWHTITPKKPNSALRKVARVRLTSGFEITAYIPGIGHNSQEHSVVLVRGGRVKDLPGVRYHIVRGTLDAVGVKDRQQGRSSAL